One genomic segment of Desulfomicrobium sp. ZS1 includes these proteins:
- a CDS encoding S24 family peptidase, with amino-acid sequence MKFDDFFQRVAKTTGISTQKELAGLLGIEPAAITMAKSRGVPKSWGLSIAAAFGVNPVWLKTGSGPVYQNEQASTVLVPKVAAKACAGGGSFELSDMIVDELPFDRSWLSKKGNPGRMVAMEVIGDSMSPELEPGDNILIDQSQDQVADNNLYVVGLADNIQVKRVQIRPGLVVLFSTNQRYSPVTLQGDEIDTLRVIGRVLWSSRAYA; translated from the coding sequence ATGAAATTTGATGACTTCTTCCAGAGGGTGGCCAAGACCACCGGGATATCCACCCAAAAAGAGCTGGCCGGATTGCTTGGCATCGAGCCTGCCGCCATCACCATGGCGAAAAGCAGGGGCGTGCCGAAGTCCTGGGGGCTGAGCATCGCTGCCGCGTTCGGGGTCAATCCGGTCTGGTTGAAGACGGGCTCGGGGCCGGTTTATCAGAATGAGCAGGCCAGCACCGTGCTCGTTCCCAAGGTGGCCGCCAAGGCCTGCGCCGGAGGCGGTTCGTTCGAGCTGAGCGACATGATCGTCGACGAGCTGCCTTTTGACCGCTCCTGGCTGAGCAAAAAGGGCAATCCCGGACGCATGGTCGCCATGGAAGTCATTGGCGACAGCATGTCTCCGGAGTTGGAACCGGGCGACAACATTCTTATCGACCAGAGCCAGGATCAGGTTGCGGACAATAATCTCTATGTTGTCGGGCTTGCGGACAACATCCAGGTCAAACGCGTGCAGATCCGCCCTGGCCTGGTAGTTCTGTTCAGCACTAATCAGCGTTATTCACCCGTCACCCTTCAAGGCGACGAGATTGATACTCTTCGAGTTATCGGCCGTGTTTTGTGGAGCAGCCGGGCTTACGCGTAA
- a CDS encoding methyl-accepting chemotaxis protein — protein MWYRLSLTWKVLLIILCGPIVLAVIMAYLYISDIQEAAINGRLKESRSVVMMAESVREDMAHKHKVGVLRPLDELRDDPAKLLQAVPIVTAMNTAAAKAAEAGYEFRVPKENPRNPKNEPDALEREVLAEFSRTGLPEKVIVEKDRLLYFKPIRLSEDCMYCHGDPKGEKDPTGGVKEGWKAGEVHGAFVIVSSLKEANEAVTMAALSVGVWTFGILVLLGFCGWMLVRANLLKPLKATGDFLERMAAGDMSGQVEVRSGDELGQMQTHLNNMATSLRGIVTDIAGRAKVLMGSSAELETMSDGLLRNAEELSHKSNTVATASEEMNANMNTVAAAMEQASINVGTVATAAEEMSSTIHEIAGNTDKTREVTERAVEKATSASERVDKLGIAAREIGKVTEAINAISSQTNLLALNATIEAARAGDAGKGFAVVANEIKELANQTATATDDIRQRIEGIQSSTAATVEEIAQVMAVIGEVRDFVGTIAAAVEQQSAATREIAENVGQASLGIQEVNENVAQASTVTGEIAKDIVQVSEASGQISGNSTELKQSSENLSLLAEALEQLVKKFKL, from the coding sequence ATGTGGTATCGTCTCAGCCTGACCTGGAAGGTGCTTTTGATCATCCTCTGTGGTCCCATCGTGCTGGCCGTCATCATGGCCTATCTGTACATCAGCGACATCCAGGAGGCTGCGATCAACGGACGTTTGAAGGAAAGCCGGTCCGTGGTCATGATGGCCGAATCAGTGCGCGAGGACATGGCGCACAAGCATAAAGTCGGCGTGCTTCGGCCCCTCGACGAACTGCGTGATGATCCGGCGAAGCTGCTGCAGGCCGTGCCCATAGTGACAGCCATGAACACGGCAGCGGCCAAGGCCGCGGAGGCGGGCTACGAATTCAGAGTGCCCAAGGAGAATCCGCGCAACCCTAAAAACGAGCCTGACGCTTTGGAGAGGGAGGTCCTGGCTGAATTCTCGCGCACGGGACTGCCGGAAAAAGTCATCGTCGAGAAGGACAGGCTGCTGTACTTCAAACCGATCCGTCTTTCCGAAGATTGCATGTACTGTCATGGCGACCCCAAAGGTGAAAAGGACCCGACAGGCGGCGTAAAGGAAGGCTGGAAGGCGGGCGAGGTGCACGGAGCCTTTGTCATCGTCTCCTCCCTCAAGGAAGCCAACGAAGCCGTGACCATGGCCGCGCTCAGCGTGGGCGTATGGACTTTCGGCATTTTGGTCCTGCTCGGTTTTTGCGGGTGGATGCTGGTCAGGGCCAACCTGCTCAAGCCCCTCAAGGCCACCGGCGATTTTCTGGAACGCATGGCCGCCGGCGACATGAGCGGGCAGGTCGAGGTTCGCAGCGGCGACGAGCTGGGACAGATGCAGACGCACTTGAACAACATGGCGACCAGCCTGCGAGGTATCGTGACCGACATCGCCGGGCGAGCCAAGGTGCTCATGGGGTCTTCGGCGGAGCTTGAGACCATGTCCGACGGACTGCTCAGAAACGCCGAGGAACTGTCGCACAAGTCCAACACCGTGGCCACCGCTTCGGAAGAGATGAACGCGAACATGAACACCGTGGCCGCTGCCATGGAGCAGGCCTCCATCAACGTCGGCACCGTGGCCACCGCCGCCGAGGAGATGAGTTCGACCATCCACGAGATCGCCGGGAACACGGACAAGACCCGCGAAGTGACCGAGCGGGCCGTGGAAAAGGCCACCTCCGCCTCGGAGCGGGTGGATAAACTGGGCATCGCGGCCAGGGAGATCGGCAAGGTCACCGAAGCCATCAATGCCATTTCCTCCCAGACCAACCTCCTGGCGTTGAATGCCACCATCGAGGCGGCGCGGGCCGGAGACGCGGGCAAGGGATTCGCCGTGGTGGCCAATGAGATCAAGGAACTGGCCAACCAAACCGCCACGGCCACGGACGATATTCGGCAGCGCATCGAGGGCATCCAGAGTTCCACCGCCGCCACCGTGGAGGAGATTGCCCAGGTCATGGCCGTCATCGGGGAAGTGCGCGACTTTGTTGGCACCATCGCCGCCGCCGTGGAACAGCAGTCCGCCGCCACCCGTGAAATCGCCGAGAACGTCGGCCAGGCGTCGCTGGGCATCCAGGAAGTCAATGAAAACGTGGCTCAGGCCTCCACGGTCACCGGCGAAATCGCCAAGGACATCGTGCAGGTCAGCGAAGCGTCCGGACAGATCTCGGGCAACAGCACCGAACTCAAGCAGAGCTCCGAGAACCTGTCCCTTTTGGCCGAAGCCCTGGAACAGCTGGTGAAGAAGTTCAAGCTTTAG
- the ade gene encoding adenine deaminase, which produces MPMNSLLHAARGEAPVDLLVRNCQVINVLSGEIHPASVGVKNGIIVGFGEYEALQVVDACGRYLCPGLIEGHIHIESTLLDPIRFAQVVAGHGTAVVVCDPHELANVLGLDGIRWLLETTRDLPLDIRCMMPSCVPATHLETSGATITAQDIAAMFKEYPERILGLAEMMNYPGVLYQDPQVMGKLVAAGDRPVDGHAPGLSGFDLNAYILAGPGSDHEACHLDEAREKLRAGMHVMIREGSSEKNLFDLLPLINDFNSQNCSLVTDDRHCDDLLRDGHLDHTIRLAVSRGLSPLRAIQMASINTARYFGLRRRGAVAPGYRADFVLLDDLESFSIFQTYLDGKVIAPASWRPVATDLTVTRSVHLGEIGPSCLKIPAPADGKKVRVIRTVPGQIVTEMDMVEPVIRDGLITADPENDVAKLAVFERHHGSGGVGLGLVRGLGLKSGAIASTVAHDSHNLIVAGVSDSDMLLAVRALADCGGGFVCVRDGWVLNLVPLPLAGLMSDQDPEIIATGLDHLNASARELGCPENINPFMQLSFLSLPVIPRLRLTDKGLVDVQDFAFTPLSE; this is translated from the coding sequence ATGCCTATGAACAGCCTGCTGCATGCCGCCCGGGGCGAGGCCCCTGTGGATTTGCTGGTTCGTAACTGTCAGGTGATCAACGTTCTTTCCGGGGAAATTCATCCTGCGAGCGTTGGCGTTAAGAACGGGATCATCGTCGGTTTCGGCGAATATGAGGCTCTTCAGGTCGTGGATGCCTGCGGACGATACCTCTGCCCGGGACTGATCGAGGGGCATATCCACATCGAGTCCACCCTGCTCGACCCCATCCGGTTCGCGCAGGTGGTGGCGGGCCACGGCACAGCCGTGGTCGTTTGCGATCCGCATGAGTTGGCCAATGTCTTGGGCCTGGACGGGATCAGATGGCTGCTTGAAACTACCCGCGACTTGCCTCTTGATATCCGCTGCATGATGCCTTCCTGCGTCCCGGCCACGCACCTGGAAACCTCCGGAGCGACCATCACCGCCCAGGACATCGCGGCCATGTTCAAGGAGTACCCGGAGCGTATTCTGGGTCTTGCTGAAATGATGAATTATCCCGGAGTATTGTATCAGGACCCGCAGGTCATGGGCAAGCTCGTCGCGGCCGGGGACCGTCCCGTTGACGGGCACGCTCCGGGTCTTTCGGGTTTCGACCTGAACGCCTACATTCTGGCCGGGCCGGGCAGCGATCACGAAGCATGTCATTTGGACGAGGCCCGGGAAAAGCTGCGGGCGGGCATGCATGTCATGATCCGCGAGGGTAGTTCTGAAAAGAATCTCTTCGACCTGCTGCCGCTCATAAACGACTTCAACAGCCAGAACTGCTCCCTGGTCACCGACGACCGCCACTGCGACGACCTCTTGCGCGACGGACATTTGGACCACACCATCCGGCTGGCCGTGAGCCGGGGGCTGTCCCCCTTGCGGGCCATTCAGATGGCCTCCATCAACACCGCCCGCTATTTCGGCCTGCGCCGCAGGGGCGCCGTGGCACCGGGCTACCGAGCGGATTTTGTGTTGCTTGATGACCTTGAGTCGTTTTCCATTTTTCAGACTTATCTGGACGGAAAAGTGATCGCGCCCGCTTCCTGGCGGCCCGTCGCGACGGACCTGACCGTGACACGAAGCGTGCATCTGGGCGAGATTGGACCGTCCTGTCTCAAAATACCCGCTCCGGCTGACGGGAAAAAAGTCCGCGTCATCCGCACTGTTCCGGGGCAGATCGTGACTGAGATGGACATGGTGGAGCCGGTGATCCGTGATGGCCTGATCACGGCGGACCCCGAAAACGATGTGGCCAAGCTGGCCGTTTTCGAGCGCCATCACGGCAGCGGCGGCGTGGGGCTCGGGCTGGTGCGGGGCCTGGGACTGAAAAGCGGCGCCATTGCGAGCACCGTGGCCCACGATTCCCACAATCTGATCGTGGCCGGTGTCTCGGACAGCGACATGCTTTTGGCCGTGCGAGCTCTGGCCGACTGTGGCGGGGGATTTGTGTGCGTGCGCGACGGCTGGGTGCTCAACCTGGTGCCCTTGCCCCTGGCCGGGCTGATGAGCGATCAGGATCCCGAAATCATTGCGACCGGGCTGGATCACTTGAACGCCAGTGCTCGCGAACTCGGCTGCCCGGAAAACATCAACCCTTTCATGCAGCTCTCTTTTCTTTCCCTGCCGGTCATCCCAAGGCTTCGCTTGACGGACAAGGGCCTGGTGGACGTGCAGGACTTCGCTTTTACGCCGTTATCTGAATAA
- a CDS encoding lysophospholipid acyltransferase family protein: protein MRHIVYNVFLPLGTSLSLARLHALGNGIGKLIWAVLPSRRKETTACMQERLGLDEREARALAKASFQHSACSFLELFHARYMDHRFLEERIEYENPDLFVRMGSTLRPVVGVTGHLGCWELLGGVLKRFNIKTDCQVVARLPKDAALADLLMHMRTQSKIRVLPHREAATEALGKLRSGGLCAFLVDHNCKRAEAQFLPFLGKVAAVNKGPAILALRAKAEVWPFFLIRLPEGRFRAVTLPCLDTATLEGSRAERIEQICRFYTEAVEKMVLRYPEQWFWMHRRWKTRP, encoded by the coding sequence GTGAGACATATAGTCTACAATGTTTTTTTGCCCCTTGGCACGTCCTTGTCGCTTGCGCGGTTGCATGCCCTTGGAAACGGAATCGGCAAACTCATCTGGGCCGTTCTGCCTTCTCGGCGCAAAGAAACTACGGCCTGCATGCAGGAACGCCTTGGCCTGGATGAGCGTGAGGCGAGAGCGCTGGCCAAGGCCAGTTTTCAGCACAGCGCCTGCTCCTTTCTGGAGCTTTTTCACGCTCGCTACATGGACCACCGTTTTTTGGAAGAGCGCATCGAATACGAAAATCCGGATCTCTTTGTCCGGATGGGCTCCACATTGCGACCTGTCGTGGGCGTGACCGGGCATCTTGGATGCTGGGAACTTTTAGGCGGAGTGCTCAAGCGTTTCAACATCAAGACTGATTGTCAGGTCGTGGCCCGTCTGCCCAAGGATGCTGCCCTGGCCGACCTCTTGATGCACATGCGCACTCAAAGCAAAATCCGAGTGCTACCCCATCGCGAGGCCGCGACCGAAGCCCTGGGGAAACTGCGTAGCGGTGGACTCTGCGCTTTTCTTGTCGACCACAACTGCAAGAGAGCCGAGGCGCAGTTCCTGCCCTTTCTGGGCAAGGTCGCCGCAGTGAACAAGGGGCCGGCCATCCTGGCTTTGCGCGCCAAGGCCGAGGTCTGGCCTTTTTTCCTCATTCGTCTGCCCGAGGGCCGATTCCGGGCTGTGACCCTGCCGTGCCTGGATACCGCGACGCTTGAAGGCAGCAGGGCGGAACGCATCGAACAGATCTGTCGTTTTTATACCGAGGCCGTGGAGAAGATGGTGCTGCGTTATCCGGAACAGTGGTTCTGGATGCACAGACGCTGGAAAACGCGGCCCTGA
- a CDS encoding lysophospholipid acyltransferase family protein, giving the protein MVRVPVSPRFLGAVLAWFVRLWHLTLRVERINTAVFTDPQLRAKRPVIMLWHDEIFPLIPAHAGERMACVVSQSKDGEILAAALKSFGFMSVRGSSSRGGMRALIAAKRVMDEQGVGVIFTVDGPRGPRHKVKPGALFLARLAGSPIVPVRAVMSRAKVFHRAWDKFQLPWPFSRCTIIYGEPIVLPDPGDDPAEMQRQCEYLEQIMNSLGKNA; this is encoded by the coding sequence ATGGTGCGGGTTCCCGTTTCTCCCAGGTTTCTGGGTGCCGTTTTGGCCTGGTTTGTGCGTCTGTGGCACCTGACCCTGCGTGTTGAGCGTATCAATACCGCTGTTTTCACGGACCCGCAGTTGCGCGCCAAGCGGCCCGTGATCATGCTCTGGCATGACGAGATTTTTCCGCTCATCCCGGCCCATGCCGGTGAGCGTATGGCCTGCGTGGTCAGCCAGAGCAAGGACGGGGAAATCCTGGCCGCGGCGCTGAAGAGTTTCGGCTTTATGAGCGTGCGTGGCTCCAGTTCGCGCGGCGGCATGCGGGCCCTGATCGCGGCCAAGCGGGTCATGGACGAGCAGGGCGTGGGCGTCATTTTCACTGTTGACGGGCCGCGCGGTCCGCGTCACAAGGTCAAGCCCGGAGCGCTCTTTTTGGCCAGGCTCGCAGGTTCGCCCATTGTGCCGGTTCGGGCCGTGATGAGCCGGGCAAAAGTCTTTCATCGCGCCTGGGATAAATTTCAATTGCCGTGGCCGTTTTCCAGATGCACCATCATTTACGGCGAACCCATCGTCCTGCCTGATCCCGGAGATGATCCTGCGGAAATGCAAAGGCAGTGCGAATATCTTGAACAGATCATGAACTCTCTTGGAAAAAACGCGTGA
- the yedF gene encoding sulfurtransferase-like selenium metabolism protein YedF, translating to MPIVLNCENEPCPNPVLRCKRLLDEQTPQKLEVIVDNEAAMDNVSRYLASKGMRVDETNKVGKLWTIKASQAGSTDASPAVQTSPAHAEPKQVGTPKILVFLTSDTMGQGDDTLGSRLMGNFLNTLPELGEALWRIIMVNGAVKLATATNPAIEALKKLEAAGVSILVCGTCLEFFKLMDQKEVGQVTNMLDVVTSQQVADKVITV from the coding sequence ATGCCCATCGTCCTCAATTGCGAAAACGAACCATGCCCCAACCCCGTATTGCGTTGCAAGCGGCTTCTGGACGAGCAAACGCCTCAAAAATTGGAAGTCATCGTCGACAACGAGGCGGCCATGGACAACGTCAGCCGCTATCTGGCCAGCAAGGGCATGCGCGTAGACGAGACGAACAAGGTCGGCAAATTGTGGACCATCAAGGCCTCGCAGGCTGGTTCCACGGACGCCTCCCCTGCCGTTCAGACGTCACCGGCGCACGCAGAGCCCAAACAGGTCGGCACGCCCAAAATTCTGGTCTTTCTGACATCCGACACCATGGGACAGGGAGACGACACCCTGGGCTCCCGGCTGATGGGCAATTTCCTGAACACCCTGCCGGAGCTTGGCGAGGCATTGTGGCGCATCATCATGGTCAACGGCGCGGTGAAGCTGGCCACGGCGACAAACCCGGCCATAGAAGCGCTCAAAAAACTCGAAGCCGCAGGCGTGTCCATTCTGGTCTGCGGCACCTGCCTGGAGTTCTTCAAACTCATGGATCAGAAGGAAGTCGGCCAGGTCACCAACATGCTCGACGTGGTCACCAGCCAGCAGGTGGCGGACAAGGTCATCACCGTATAG
- a CDS encoding rhodanese-like domain-containing protein: protein MNACFHLWVTLRLVTVAVLLLMGGCLEQDGRLLNPAAAVEIMRQNKDNPAFVILDVRTEQEFRQGHLQGAALLDYYAPDFRERFAELDRDATIFMYCRSGNRSSQVLKMADELGFRIVYDLRGGILAWKEAGLPLSMWNADQAAVPGPRS from the coding sequence GTGAACGCGTGTTTTCACCTGTGGGTGACACTGCGGCTTGTGACGGTGGCCGTGCTGCTGTTGATGGGCGGATGTCTGGAACAGGATGGGCGTTTGCTCAATCCCGCCGCAGCCGTCGAGATCATGCGTCAAAACAAAGACAATCCCGCCTTCGTCATCCTGGACGTGCGCACCGAGCAGGAATTCCGACAGGGGCACCTCCAGGGGGCTGCGCTGCTGGACTACTACGCGCCTGATTTCAGGGAGCGTTTTGCGGAGTTGGATCGCGACGCGACCATCTTCATGTACTGCCGCAGCGGCAATCGCAGCTCGCAAGTGTTGAAAATGGCGGATGAGTTGGGATTTCGGATCGTCTACGATCTGCGCGGCGGGATTCTGGCCTGGAAAGAAGCCGGGCTGCCGCTGTCGATGTGGAACGCGGACCAGGCGGCTGTTCCAGGTCCGCGTTCATAA
- the fdhD gene encoding formate dehydrogenase accessory sulfurtransferase FdhD: MADPQPLEPLVQMDIVKVTAAGFAQETDVVATEVPVTIMAGATEIATLMCTPEHLCDLARGFLHTSGLLVRPEDFLGCEVDPAVWVVRVTLACDVEPEQLSRRTFTSGCGKGVMFASALELAGSAPLPAGFTLPAGRVQELANWFRRYSDLHHATGGVHTVALSVEGEDPELIRDDVGRHNAADKVVGRALAQGVNLARTVMITSGRISSEIVHKGRRAGIPVLVSLGAPTHQAVLLAREMNLTLIGFARQNRFSIFSAAERIL; encoded by the coding sequence ATGGCAGATCCCCAGCCTTTGGAACCTCTGGTGCAGATGGATATAGTCAAGGTCACGGCCGCCGGTTTCGCGCAGGAGACCGATGTCGTGGCCACGGAAGTGCCCGTGACCATCATGGCCGGTGCCACGGAGATCGCCACCCTGATGTGCACGCCCGAACACCTTTGCGATCTGGCCCGCGGTTTTCTGCACACATCCGGATTGCTGGTCCGACCAGAGGATTTTTTGGGCTGCGAGGTTGACCCGGCCGTCTGGGTCGTGCGCGTCACCCTAGCCTGTGACGTGGAGCCGGAGCAGCTCTCTCGCCGCACCTTCACATCCGGCTGCGGCAAGGGCGTCATGTTCGCCAGCGCCCTGGAACTGGCGGGGAGCGCTCCGCTGCCCGCCGGGTTCACTCTGCCCGCCGGGCGCGTGCAGGAATTGGCCAACTGGTTTCGTCGCTATTCGGACCTGCACCATGCCACGGGCGGCGTGCACACAGTGGCCCTCAGCGTGGAAGGGGAGGATCCGGAGCTGATCCGCGACGACGTCGGCCGCCACAACGCCGCCGACAAGGTCGTGGGCCGGGCCCTGGCCCAGGGCGTGAACCTGGCGCGAACGGTCATGATCACCTCGGGGCGCATCTCCTCGGAGATCGTGCACAAGGGCAGAAGGGCCGGTATCCCCGTGCTGGTTTCCCTGGGCGCTCCGACCCACCAGGCCGTGTTGCTGGCGCGGGAAATGAACCTGACCCTCATCGGGTTCGCACGCCAGAACCGGTTTTCCATTTTCTCGGCTGCGGAGCGGATTCTGTGA
- a CDS encoding cytochrome c3 family protein — protein sequence MMNRLRTLALVGLIFLGSATIALSETFEIPESVTMSPQHFEGYTPKKGDVTFNHASHMDIACQQCHHTVADTYTIESCMTEGCHDNVKERTEISSVYRTFHTTQDKEKSCVGCHRELKRQGPSDAPLACNSCHVQ from the coding sequence ATGATGAACCGTCTTCGTACGCTGGCCCTGGTAGGACTGATATTTTTAGGCAGCGCCACGATCGCCTTGAGCGAAACTTTCGAGATTCCCGAGAGCGTGACCATGAGCCCGCAGCACTTTGAAGGCTACACGCCCAAAAAAGGGGATGTGACCTTCAATCATGCTTCACACATGGATATCGCCTGCCAGCAGTGCCACCACACCGTGGCTGACACCTACACCATTGAAAGCTGCATGACCGAAGGGTGTCACGACAACGTCAAGGAACGGACGGAAATTTCCTCGGTCTACCGGACCTTCCACACCACCCAGGACAAGGAAAAGAGCTGTGTGGGCTGTCACCGCGAGCTCAAACGCCAAGGCCCCAGCGACGCCCCCCTGGCCTGCAACAGCTGTCACGTGCAGTAA
- a CDS encoding ABC transporter ATP-binding protein — protein sequence MTTPPPSPLLSAQDLTKVYHSGAAVEVRALAGVSLDLFPGELVVLLGASGSGKSTLLNILGGLDSPTSGTLSYRGRDLTHADEKTLTAYRRESVGFIFQFYNLIPSLTARENVALITDIADNPMDPAEALSLVGLEPRLDHFPSQLSGGEQQRVAIARAIAKNPDVLLCDEPTGALDVRTGITVLTAIERINADLGTLAVVITHNVAIADMADRVILLSDGRITDIRTNGARRRAEELVW from the coding sequence ATGACCACGCCGCCACCCTCCCCGCTGCTCTCGGCCCAAGACCTGACCAAGGTCTATCATTCCGGCGCGGCCGTCGAAGTGCGGGCCCTGGCCGGGGTCAGCCTGGACCTTTTTCCGGGCGAACTGGTGGTGCTCCTGGGCGCTTCGGGCAGCGGCAAGTCGACGCTCTTGAACATCCTGGGCGGCCTCGATTCCCCCACCAGCGGCACCTTGTCCTACCGTGGCCGGGACCTGACCCATGCCGACGAAAAAACCCTGACCGCCTACCGCCGCGAATCCGTGGGCTTCATCTTCCAGTTCTACAACCTCATCCCCAGCCTCACGGCCCGTGAAAATGTGGCCCTCATCACCGACATCGCGGACAATCCCATGGACCCGGCCGAAGCCTTGTCCCTGGTGGGCCTTGAGCCCCGGCTGGACCATTTCCCGTCCCAGCTCTCGGGCGGCGAGCAGCAGCGCGTGGCCATCGCCCGCGCCATCGCCAAGAACCCCGACGTACTGCTCTGCGACGAACCCACCGGCGCCCTGGATGTGCGCACCGGCATAACGGTACTCACGGCCATCGAGCGCATCAACGCGGATCTCGGCACCCTGGCCGTGGTCATCACACACAACGTGGCCATCGCGGACATGGCCGACCGCGTCATCCTGCTCTCGGACGGCCGCATCACCGACATCCGGACCAACGGGGCCCGCCGCCGGGCGGAGGAGCTGGTCTGGTGA